Proteins from a genomic interval of Clostridium cochlearium:
- a CDS encoding MnhB domain-containing protein, with amino-acid sequence MEHKEDIILKEVCKFIIPFIQIFGIYIIFHGHLSPGGGFAGGAIIGVSFILYRIVYGKKEADRKISYSTLIKVASIGLILYGSMKGYSFISGGSSMHWPSPPLGKEGNIISAGFILPLNIIVGALVSITMYFLFSLFKEGEI; translated from the coding sequence ATGGAACATAAAGAAGATATTATTTTAAAAGAGGTCTGTAAATTTATAATACCCTTTATACAAATATTTGGTATATACATCATATTCCATGGACACTTAAGTCCCGGTGGAGGATTTGCAGGAGGAGCTATTATAGGAGTAAGTTTTATTTTATACAGGATAGTTTATGGTAAAAAAGAAGCGGATAGAAAAATAAGCTATTCAACTCTTATAAAAGTGGCCTCTATAGGTCTTATTTTATATGGAAGTATGAAGGGATATAGTTTTATAAGTGGTGGAAGTTCTATGCATTGGCCATCACCTCCTTTAGGCAAAGAGGGTAATATTATTAGTGCAGGATTTATTCTTCCTCTTAATATTATAGTCGGAGCATTGGTAAGTATAACTATGTATTTTTTATTTAGTCTATTCAAAGAAGGAGAAATATAG
- a CDS encoding monovalent cation/H+ antiporter complex subunit F: MNHNVLVFAILFLSITIIGCMYRAVKGPSAADRLVAVNVISTKTIILILLVSFILNESYFIDVALVYAMISFVATLVIANFIHKLGGSSK, from the coding sequence GTGAATCATAATGTATTAGTTTTTGCTATACTCTTTTTATCTATTACAATTATAGGTTGCATGTATAGAGCTGTAAAGGGACCAAGTGCTGCAGATAGATTAGTGGCTGTAAATGTAATAAGTACTAAAACTATAATACTTATTTTATTGGTATCTTTTATATTAAATGAATCTTATTTTATAGATGTAGCTTTAGTTTATGCCATGATAAGTTTTGTAGCTACATTAGTTATTGCAAATTTCATACATAAATTGGGAGGAAGTAGCAAATGA
- the mbhE gene encoding hydrogen gas-evolving membrane-bound hydrogenase subunit E, translating to MRKLVAGIISVALIGILLLGVKDLPEFGKGQPPTHGKVSKYYIENSIKETGATNIVTGVILDYRAFDTFVEASVLFTSVVAVMAVLKKDVEH from the coding sequence ATGAGAAAGCTAGTAGCAGGCATTATTTCTGTAGCATTGATTGGAATTTTATTATTAGGTGTAAAGGATTTACCTGAGTTTGGGAAAGGTCAGCCTCCTACTCATGGAAAGGTTTCTAAATATTACATAGAAAATAGTATAAAAGAAACTGGAGCCACTAATATAGTTACAGGAGTAATTTTAGATTATAGAGCTTTTGACACTTTTGTAGAAGCCAGTGTTTTATTTACATCCGTTGTAGCAGTTATGGCAGTTTTAAAAAAGGACGTGGAACATTAA
- the mnhG gene encoding monovalent cation/H(+) antiporter subunit G, producing MIITIIGGIFILGGLFFFLVGTIGILRLPDVLTRIHSAAKCDTLGVFLTLTGLIICNGFKITSLKLLLILVFIWITNPTATHLIGKAQYSVNKSEATEHGVKENENI from the coding sequence ATGATAATAACCATAATAGGTGGAATTTTTATATTAGGAGGTCTTTTCTTTTTTCTAGTGGGAACTATAGGAATATTAAGGTTACCAGATGTACTTACAAGAATACACAGTGCGGCTAAATGTGATACCTTAGGTGTATTTTTAACTTTAACAGGTCTTATTATATGTAATGGTTTTAAAATAACTTCATTAAAACTACTATTAATACTTGTATTTATATGGATAACCAATCCTACAGCCACTCACTTAATAGGAAAGGCTCAATATAGTGTAAATAAATCAGAGGCAACAGAACACGGGGTGAAAGAGAATGAAAATATTTAG
- a CDS encoding hydrogenase subunit MbhD domain-containing protein, translated as MKIFSIAMLLFLIASSIAVSYVKDLLGAIIIFTVYSLIMAILWQQLNAPDLAITEAAVGAGITTILFIITLNRVRGVKK; from the coding sequence ATGAAAATATTTAGCATAGCAATGTTGTTATTTTTAATAGCATCTTCCATTGCAGTTTCATATGTAAAAGATCTATTAGGTGCTATTATAATATTTACAGTATATAGCTTAATTATGGCAATACTTTGGCAACAGCTTAATGCCCCAGATTTAGCAATTACTGAAGCTGCAGTAGGTGCAGGTATAACAACTATACTGTTTATTATAACTTTAAATAGAGTTAGGGGTGTAAAAAAATGA
- a CDS encoding sodium:proton antiporter: protein MEKLFLNYYETAAIVLFGVGFVTLLLNNNLIKKIIGLNIMDTAVFLFFIAKGYINGKEAPIVVGEFKGVESYINPIPTSLMLTGIVVAVSTTAFALALTIKIYEKYGTIELDEILKKEDTQ, encoded by the coding sequence ATGGAAAAACTATTTTTAAATTATTATGAAACAGCAGCTATTGTTTTATTTGGTGTAGGTTTTGTAACACTGCTTTTAAACAATAATTTAATAAAGAAAATTATAGGATTAAACATAATGGATACTGCAGTTTTTTTATTCTTTATTGCAAAGGGATATATAAATGGAAAAGAAGCTCCAATTGTAGTAGGTGAATTTAAGGGGGTAGAATCCTATATAAACCCAATTCCTACATCTCTTATGCTTACAGGAATAGTTGTAGCTGTAAGTACCACAGCCTTTGCATTAGCCTTAACAATTAAAATATATGAAAAATATGGAACTATAGAATTAGATGAGATATTAAAAAAGGAGGACACTCAATGA